The DNA window GGCCTAAATCTGTGGGACCTTATTTTCTGATGACTCGGAAAAATATCGAGCTAACAGAAGACGATCAATGATATTTTTTGTTCTTCAGAAATAGGTCCTTTCGCAGAATTTAGAACGAACTGTCTTCCATAGTCATTGCATCGATAAATTTGTTT is part of the Gammaproteobacteria bacterium genome and encodes:
- a CDS encoding hypothetical protein (Evidence 5 : Unknown function) encodes the protein MLDELSELPIRKHCKIGFNALDKQIYRCNDYGRQFVLNSAKGPISEEQKISLIVFC